The following DNA comes from Caulobacter mirabilis.
TCCTCGCTGGCGGCGTAGTCGCGCTCGCTGGCGTTCATCCGGCTGCGGCCGGTGTAGCTGCCGAAGAAGGTCACCCGGGTGTCGTCGCCGAAGCGCCGGCCCGCCTTCACGTTGAACGAGCCTTCGCGGTAGCCGGTGCCTTCCGACCCGCCGAGCTGGGCCTCCATGCGCAGGCCCTGGAAGCGGGTGTCGAGGACGTTGTTGACCACCCCGGCCACGGCGTCGGTGCCGTAGATGGCCGCGGCGCCGTCGCGCAGGACTTCCACCCGCTTGATGCCGGCGACCGGCAGGGCGTTGGTGTTCGGCGTCTGGACCGGGACGAAATTCTCGGTCTGGGTGCCCGGGTGCATGACGGCGCGGCGGCCGTTCAGCAGGGTCAGGGTATTGCCGGTGCCCAGGCTGCGCAGGTTCAGCGAGGCCACGTCGCCACGGGCGTCATTGAGGTTGCCGGTGGTGCGGGCCTCCTGGAACTGCACGTCGCCGGCCTGCGGGATCGAGCGGAACAGCTCGTCGCCGGACACCGCGCCGGTGGCCACGATGTCGTCCTCGCCCACCACGCTCACGGGCAGGGCGGTGTCGATCTTGGCGCCCTTGATCTGGCTGCCGACGACGGTGATCGCCTCGACCTCGGTCGACTCCGGCGCGGCCGGCGCTTCCTGCGCCCAGGCGCCGGTCGCGACCACGGAAGCGCCGGCCAGCAGCGCGCATTTCAGGCTTTTGATGATCGTGTGGGCCATGCCCCTACCCCCTATCCATATCGCGGCGCCGAGCGTTCCACCCTGTTCGCCGCCGTCGCCCGGAACATCCTCAATCGTCCGCAAGCCGCCAATAACCCAAGCCTTTCAGAGCCTTCCGAAAGGCATAGCCGACGGCTATGCAACTCAGCCGGGTTCTCCCCAAAATCCAGCAGCCGGCGGCGTCATCCAGCCTCCCTCAAGCCGCACCCCGCCGGGCCAGTCCTCGGTCAGCCACCAGGGCCCGTCGAGGTCGGCGACATCCGACGCTCCGGCGATATGCAGCGCCGGGGCGATGGCCAGCGACGAGCCGACCATGCAGCCGGTCATCACCGTGAAACCCTCGCGCCGAGCCGCGCCCAGCAAGGCGATCGCCTCGGTCAGCCCCCCTGTCTTGTCGAGCTTGATGTTGACCGCCTGGTAGCGTCCCTTGAGCGTCGCCAGGTTGTCGGCCGTGTGCACGGACTCGTCGGCGCAGACCGGAGCCGGCGGGTCGAAACCCTCCAGCGCGTGGTCGTCCCCGGCGGGCAGCGGCTGCTCAATCAGAGCGATATTCAGCCGCGCCAGCAGGGACGAGACCTCGCGCAGGATGTCGATGGTCCAACCTTCGTTCGGGTCGACGATCAGCCTCGATCGAGGCGCCGCCTGCCCTACGGCGAGCAGACGCTGTTCCACCAGATCGCCGTCGAGCTTCACCTTGACCAGCGGCGCGTCGGCGCAGGCGCGGGCCGCGGCGGCCATGGCCTCCGGTTCATCCAGGCTGACGGTCACCGCGCACTCCAACCGCGGCGGTCGCGCAAGGCCCGTGGCCGCGGCGACCGACACGCCGCTCTCGCGGGCGCGCAGGTCCCACAGGGCGCAGTCGAGCGCGTTGCGCGCCGCGCCGGCCGGCAGCAGGGCGGTCACCGCCGCGTCCGGCTGGCCGGCCTCGAAGGCCGCCGCAACGGTCTCCAGCTGGGCGACCACGCCGTCGACGCTCTCGCCGTAGCGGGGATAGGGCACGGCCTCCCCCCGCCCGACGACGTCGCCGCGCCGCAGTTCGACCATCACCGTCTCCGCCGCGGTCTTCACCCCGCGCGAGATGCGGAAGGGCGCCTTCAGCGGCCAGCGGCGGCGAGAGACGGCGAAGCTTCGAAACATGACAGCAGCTTGTCCACGATCTGGTCGACGCCCATCCGGACCGGGTCCTGGCAGGGCAGGTTGAGCTCGGCGGACGCCTCGGCGCAGAGGCGCGCGGCCTCCGCGTCGGAGTAGGCCGAGGTGTTGAACGCCACGCCCACGGCGACGACGTCGGGATTGGTCAGCCGCGCGGCTTCCAGGTTGCGCTCCAGCGTCTCCTTCAGGCCAGGAACCGGATGACCCGGCACGCCTCGCATGTGGGGACGACCCGGCTCATGACAAAGCACCAGGGCGTCCGGCTGGGCGCCGTGCAGCAGACCCAGCGACACGCCGGCGTAGGACGGGTGGAACAGCGAACCCTGCCCTTCGATGATGTCCCAGCCGCCGTCATGGCGCGCCGGCGACACGCGCTCGGTCGCGCCGGAGATGAAGTCGGCGACCACGGCGTCGACCGCGATGCCGTCGCCGGCGATCAGGATGCCGGTCTGGCCGGTGGCGCGGAAGTCAGCCGCCACGCCGCGAGCCCTCAACGCCTTCTCCAGCGCCAGCGAGGTGTACATCTTGCCCATCGAACAGTCGGTGCCGACAGTCAGCAGGCGCATCCCGGCCCGCGGAACGCCCTTGCCGACGACCAGATCAGCCGGCGGCTGGCGGACGTCGAACAGCCGGCGGCCGTTGCGTTCGGCGGCCTCGCGGACCGCCGGAACGTCGCCCAGCCGCTGGTGCAGGCCGCTGGCCACGTCGAGGCCCGCGTCGAGGGCCGCCACGATCACCGGGATCGCCGCCGCGCTCAGCACGCCGCCGGCGTTGGCCTCGCCGATGATCAGGGTCCGGGCGCCGCGCCGGACGGCCTCGTCGATGGCGACATCCTCCAGGCCGAGGGTCACTTCGCAGCCCGGCAGGCGCAGCTGACCGATACAGGTCTCGGGACGCCATTCGGCGACGCCGCGCGCCGTCTTGACCGCCAGCGGGTCCGTCGCCGCGCCGAGGTACAGCAGGTAGGGAGAAGAGATCATCGAATGCTCGCGCCGTCCGTTTCGTCGTCGGGCGCGACCATCGCGGCGAGGACCCGCTGCGTCGAATTCAGAAGCGG
Coding sequences within:
- the dgcA gene encoding N-acetyl-D-Glu racemase DgcA — its product is MFRSFAVSRRRWPLKAPFRISRGVKTAAETVMVELRRGDVVGRGEAVPYPRYGESVDGVVAQLETVAAAFEAGQPDAAVTALLPAGAARNALDCALWDLRARESGVSVAAATGLARPPRLECAVTVSLDEPEAMAAAARACADAPLVKVKLDGDLVEQRLLAVGQAAPRSRLIVDPNEGWTIDILREVSSLLARLNIALIEQPLPAGDDHALEGFDPPAPVCADESVHTADNLATLKGRYQAVNIKLDKTGGLTEAIALLGAARREGFTVMTGCMVGSSLAIAPALHIAGASDVADLDGPWWLTEDWPGGVRLEGGWMTPPAAGFWGEPG
- the dgcN gene encoding N-acetyltransferase DgcN — its product is MISSPYLLYLGAATDPLAVKTARGVAEWRPETCIGQLRLPGCEVTLGLEDVAIDEAVRRGARTLIIGEANAGGVLSAAAIPVIVAALDAGLDVASGLHQRLGDVPAVREAAERNGRRLFDVRQPPADLVVGKGVPRAGMRLLTVGTDCSMGKMYTSLALEKALRARGVAADFRATGQTGILIAGDGIAVDAVVADFISGATERVSPARHDGGWDIIEGQGSLFHPSYAGVSLGLLHGAQPDALVLCHEPGRPHMRGVPGHPVPGLKETLERNLEAARLTNPDVVAVGVAFNTSAYSDAEAARLCAEASAELNLPCQDPVRMGVDQIVDKLLSCFEASPSLAAAGR